A genomic region of Metopolophium dirhodum isolate CAU chromosome 1, ASM1992520v1, whole genome shotgun sequence contains the following coding sequences:
- the LOC132935520 gene encoding uncharacterized protein LOC132935520 has protein sequence MGLDEIMQAQVKEVRKKRGIIKASLTRMKNFLEGFDLTTDAISLLEFRQEELPRLNQKFDDIQTQLELIVVDDCEKKEEERNKFEFDYFSIRSRIQEIVNARKINNSSSHNSTFNTSVGHSRAQLPIITLPVFAGDIQDWESFFDCFRAMIHDDGGFTPAQKFYYLRSSVSGQALDLIKSVPMTDTNYEVAIERLKQRYDNRSLVIQSHIRSLLESPYVEQPRAKDLQALHAHVSTHVAALKALDQPTEHWDAWLVTIIVSRLDSATSHGWQLRQHNTQLPKYCDLEQFLASRCIAFESSEATSGPIRDIRTTLAGETAKKSNAKNVFPETRRSLVASSNTVSCQYCTDAHKLYHCEKFKAATINTRLSFVQEKRMCFNCLTPGHMANVCRSTYSCRTCNRKHHSLLHQERQQQIPEKEQLENKQPDISQQLSTSGVVVSAPVPVNTTAENSHVFLATALVMVQDKNGGHRQCRAILDSGSQVNFVSKRYANLLQLACKTSSLPISGIGDNRLKARSCSELKIESRTSDFSIKISCYVLPNIVGNLASCPEPADGWKIPGTVSSNLADPDFHRPQSVDLLIGGGSFFNILGTTKIPLNIGSVTLYESNFGWLVTGELPKRQTPTLLSIGQTIEEDWKVLGIVEDTSYGRTSRANKRSQEELETVQHFKQYTIRDEEGRFVVRLPIKETISEIGETLPMAIARFLNVEKRLQHDEHLKNKYIRFMNEYIKMGHMVEVLENSVQTQKHFYLPHHSVIKASSLTTKVRVVFDASAKSASGVSLNDVLKCGPTVQQDLFSILVRFRKHQFVLTSDIEKMFRQIKIAREDWDLQRIVWRSSPKELLRLYQLTTVTYGMTPASFLSTYCLIELAKSAEKQFPCASKVIAEDFYMDDLMTGADTEDDCCQLQREVSTVLDSAKLPLRKWCSNSEFVLQNMSKCVNDPLFVLDIGDDDTVKSLGLQWKPIADLFQFEIVSRSMEGTLTKRAILSDLNRIFDPLGFLSPVLVKGKIFLQQLWSMKIDWDARLPLNIQERWGKFYEDLERLKYLSIPRKAIPERTDIIDVHGFCDASEEAYAACIYIRSQSSDGKWHSRLLCAKTRVAPLKGNTIPRLELNGALLLTELAQRVADSWQINIHQFKLWTDSTIVLGWLNSQSSRLKIYVANRVAQIMDITEVSQWNHIGTQENPADIPSRGLRPRELLAARLWWNGPTWLESDEKDWILNPITHDDELPEVRKVKLVLLVIKPLNSILEHYSEWNCMLRGVAWLTVYSKYMRKKINGPQSLTISDLDEARKSILRMVQAECFSKEISSLERGLEVPRNSKLRSLNPFLRDGLILVGGRLENSDIADGQKHPIVLPASHKITRLIFEAYHLELLHGGPQLMLSEVRRLYWPLLGRVTARSVVWHCVKCTKARPRFNHPIMAPLPRDRVQCTRPFTVTGVDFAGPIYIRSGLRRVAAKKAWIAIFVCFSTKAIHLELADDLSSKSFMATFRCFMARRGKCAKVFSDNGTNFVGAQKELISMMKKASVDLEKEGIEWHFNPPSAPHFGGIWESAVKSMKHHMKRVISDHKLTNTEMRTLLCQIEACLNSRPMTPLNSDPSDLAVLTPSHFLIGGAMLLPDEPDISKEEPNGLRRWQLVQNLMQTFWKRWSREYLPQTQIRGKWTSKSAQLAKNDVVIIKDDCMPPARWKLGLVMELHPGSDGVVRVVTIRTANGTLMRRPVIKLCRLPTEKDNSSVENQDFQRGENVAAATVL, from the coding sequence atggGGTTAGATGAAATTATGCAAGCTCAGGTTAAGGAGGTTAGGAAAAAGCGTGGTATTATTAAGGCGTCGCTAACGCGTATGAAAAACTTTCTTGAGGGATTCGATCTAACAACTGACGCTATATCGCTATTGGAATTCCGTCAAGAAGAGTTGCCACGCCTAAATCAAAAGTTTGACGACATACAGACACAGTTGGAATTGATTGTTGTTGATGATTGCGAAAAGAAAGAAGAGGAGCGTAATAAGTTTGAATTTGACTATTTTAGTATCCGTTCTCGAATTCAGGAAATAGTGAATGCTAGGAAGATTAACAACAGCAGTTCTCACAACTCAACTTTCAATACGTCAGTAGGCCACAGTCGTGCTCAATTGCCTATCATTACGCTACCAGTATTTGCCGGTGATATCCAAGATTGGGAATCTTTTTTCGATTGTTTTCGTGCAATGATACACGATGATGGTGGATTTACACCAGCTCAAAAATTCTACTATTTACGGTCAAGTGTTAGTGGCCAGGCGTTAGACCTTATCAAGTCGGTTCCAATGACAGATACAAATTATGAGGTGGCAATAGAACGCCTGAAACAACGGTATGATAATCGCAGTCTTGTCATTCAGTCACATATTCGATCTCTCCTGGAATCTCCATATGTAGAACAGCCGAGGGCTAAAGACCTGCAAGCTCTACATGCCCATGTAAGCACCCATGTTGCAGCTTTAAAGGCGCTTGATCAGCCAACGGAGCACTGGGATGCGTGGCTAGTAACGATAATCGTCAGTCGTTTGGATTCTGCTACTAGTCATGGCTGGCAATTAAGACAACACAACACCCAACTTCCTAAGTATTGTGACCTTGAGCAATTTTTAGCCAGTCGATGTATAGCTTTCGAGTCTTCCGAAGCAACTTCTGGACCAATAAGAGACATCAGAACTACATTGGCCGGTGAAACAGCAAAAAAGAGCAATGCCAAAAATGTATTTCCTGAGACAAGGCGATCTTTAGTGGCATCATCCAATACAGTCTCCTGTCAATACTGCACTGATGCTCATAAATTGTATCACTGCGAGAAGTTCAAGGCCGCTACTATAAACACACGTCTCTCATTTGTTCAGGAAAAACGAATGTGTTTCAACTGTTTGACTCCTGGGCATATGGCAAATGTTTGCAGATCCACTTATAGTTGTCGGACGTGCAACCGCAAACATCATTCGTTATTACATCAAGAAAGGCAGCAACAAATACCAGAGAAGGAGCAGCTTGAAAATAAGCAACCTGATATAAGTCAGCAGCTATCTACCTCCGGAGTCGTAGTATCTGCACCAGTACCAGTGAATACCACCGCAGAAAATTCACACGTATTTCTTGCTACAGCATTAGTCATGGTTCAGGACAAAAATGGTGGACATCGACAGTGCAGAGCCATCTTGGATAGTGGCTCTCAAGTCAACTTTGTTTCAAAGAGATATGCAAACTTACTGCAGCTAGCATGTAAAACGTCTTCATTGCCAATAAGTGGTATTGGAGACAATCGTTTAAAGGCAAGGTCGTGCAGCGAGTTAAAAATCGAATCCAGAACTAGTGATTTTAGTATCAAGATTTCATGTTATGTATTGCCTAATATCGTGGGGAATCTAGCGTCCTGTCCAGAGCCTGCAGATGGATGGAAAATACCAGGTACTGTGTCTTCAAACTTGGCTGATCCAGACTTTCACCGTCCTCAAAGTGTTGACCTACTTATTGGAGGTGGCTCGTTCTTCAACATTTTGGGAACAACAAAAATACCATTGAATATAGGTTCAGTCACGCTTTATGAGAGTAACTTTGGATGGCTTGTAACGGGAGAACTGCCTAAACGTCAAACACCAACACTTTTGTCAATTGGACAGACGATAGAGGAGGATTGGAAGGTTCTCGGAATCGTTGAGGATACAAGCTATGGTCGAACATCAAGGGCGAATAAGAGAAGTCAAGAAGAGCTAGAAACAGTGCAACATTTTAAGCAATACACAATACGTGATGAGGAAGGGCGTTTTGTTGTACGACTTCCCATCAAGGAGACAATCAGTGAAATAGGCGAAACCTTACCTATGGCGATCGCACGATTCTTAAATGTAGAGAAAAGATTGCAGCATGACGAACACCTGAAGAACAAATACATACGATTTATGAATGAATATATTAAGATGGGGCATATGGTTGAAGTACTGGAAAATTCAGTTCAAACGCAGAAACACTTCTATCTGCCGCACCATTCAGTAATAAAGGCATCAAGTTTAACGACAAAGGTTCGAGTGGTTTTCGATGCTTCCGCCAAGAGCGCATCTGGTGTCTCTCTTAACGACGTTCTGAAATGCGGTCCTACTGTTCAGCaagatttattttctatacttgtTCGCTTCCGTAAGCATCAATTCGTCTTAACTTCCGATATAGAGAAAATGTTTCGGCAAATCAAAATCGCAAGAGAAGACTGGGACCTACAAAGAATTGTTTGGAGATCCAGTCCTAAGGAATTACTTCGTTTATATCAACTCACTACAGTAACATACGGAATGACTCCTGCTTCATTTCTATCTACCTATTGTCTAATAGAACTCGCGAAAAGTGCCGAAAAGCAATTCCCGTGCGCTTCAAAAGTGATTGCCGAAGATTTCTATATGGATGATTTAATGACGGGAGCCGACACCGAGGATGACTGCTGTCAATTACAAAGAGAAGTAAGCACAGTGCTAGATTCAGCAAAGCTACCGTTAAGGAAATGGTGTTCCAATTCCGAGTTTGTACTGCAAAACATGTCTAAGTGTGTTAACGATCCCTTGTTCGTGTTGGATATCGGAGACGATGACACTGTCAAGTCATTGGGACTGCAGTGGAAACCAATTGCCGACCTATTTCAATTTGAAATCGTATCAAGATCCATGGAAGGTACATTGACAAAAAGAGCTATACTCTCAGACCTAAACAGAATTTTTGATCCACTCGGTTTCCTGTCACCGGTTCTAGTGAAGGGAAAAATATTTCTACAACAGCTCTGGTCCATGAAGATAGATTGGGATGCAAGGCTTCCGTTAAATATACAGGAAAGATGGGGTAAATTTTACGAAGATCTGGAGCGACTGAAATATTTATCCATTCCCAGAAAGGCTATACCTGAACGAACTGATATCATAGATGTACACGGGTTTTGTGACGCATCCGAAGAAGCGTATGCGGCCTGTATCTACATTCGTTCTCAGAGCAGCGATGGAAAATGGCATTCCAGACTTCTTTGTGCAAAAACTCGAGTGGCCCCGTTAAAAGGAAATACAATACCCCGACTTGAATTGAATGGTGCCTTGTTATTAACTGAATTGGCTCAACGGGTCGCTGATTCATGGCAAATCAATATTCATCAGTTCAAACTATGGACGGATTCAACTATAGTTTTAGGGTGGTTGAATAGCCAAAGCAGCCGGCTAAAAATCTATGTTGCCAATCGAGTAGCTCAAATTATGGATATTACAGAGGTCAGCCAGTGGAACCATATAGGCACGCAGGAAAACCCAGCAGATATCCCTTCAAGAGGTTTAAGACCACGGGAACTGTTAGCGGCAAGATTGTGGTGGAACGGACCTACCTGGTTGGAAAGTGATGAGAAGGATTGGATCTTGAATCCGATAACCCATGATGATGAGCTACCCGAAGTACGCAAAGTGAAGCTAGTGCTATTAGTGATCAAACCGTTGAATAGTATATTAGAACACTACTCTGAATGGAATTGTATGCTACGAGGAGTTGCTTGGTTAACGGTCTATTCGAAGTACATGCGTAAGAAAATCAATGGGCCTCAATCCCTAACAATATCAGATTTGGACGAAGCGAGGAAATCAATTTTAAGAATGGTCCAAGCTGAGTGTTTCAGTAAAGAGATCTCGTCACTAGAAAGGGGACTAGAAGTACCAAGAAATAGCAAGTTGCGTAGTTTGAATCCCTTCCTGCGCGATGGGTTAATACTTGTTGGTGGAAGACTCGAGAATTCAGACATAGCCGATGGACAAAAACACCCTATAGTATTGCCTGCTAGTCATAAAATAACCAGGCTAATATTTGAAGCATACCATCTCGAGCTACTTCATGGAGGACCTCAGCTCATGTTATCTGAAGTTAGACGTCTTTACTGGCCACTGCTAGGTCGAGTAACCGCGAGATCAGTGGTATGGCATTGTGTCAAATGTACAAAGGCACGTCCACGTTTCAATCATCCAATTATGGCACCACTCCCAAGAGACCGAGTTCAGTGTACTAGACCTTTCACTGTCACAGGTGTAGATTTTGCTGGACCCATATATATTCGCAGTGGTTTGAGGCGTGTAGCTGCTAAGAAGGCTTGGATTGCTATATTTGTTTGCTTCTCAACGAAGGCCATACATTTGGAGTTGGCTGACGATCTTTCAAGTAAGTCTTTCATGGCGACATTTCGTTGTTTTATGGCTAGAAGAGGAAAATGTGCTAAGGTTTTTAGTGACAATGGCACAAACTTTGTTGGGGCTCAAAAGGAGTTAATTTCAATGATGAAAAAAGCCAGTGTTGATCTTGAGAAAGAAGGTATTGAGTGGCATTTCAACCCGCCTTCTGCTCCACATTTTGGTGGTATATGGGAGAGTGCCGTGAAGAGTATGAAACACCACATGAAGAGAGTTATATCTGATCACAAGCTTACGAATACAGAAATGCGAACTCTCTTGTGCCAAATCGAGGCTTGTCTCAATTCCAGACCGATGACTCCACTAAATAGTGATCCTTCTGACTTGGCAGTCCTTACTCCATCTCACTTCTTGATTGGAGGAGCTATGTTGTTACCAGATGAACCAGACATATCTAAGGAAGAGCCCAATGGTCTACGTAGATGGCAACTAGTGCAAAATTTGATGCAGACCTTTTGGAAGCGGTGGTCGAGAGAGTATCTACCACAGACTCAAATTCGTGGCAAGTGGACAAGCAAGAGCGCACAGCTAGCAAAGAACGATGTCGTTATTATCAAAGATGATTGTATGCCTCCAGCCAGATGGAAGTTAGGATTGGTTATGGAATTGCATCCTGGCTCTGATGGTGTAGTCCGGGTTGTCACCATAAGAACAGCAAACGGAACGCTCATGCGTCGGCCAGTAATCAAATTATGTCGACTACCGACTGAAAAGGACAACAGCTCAGTTGAAAACCAGGATTTTCAACGGGGGGAGAATGTTGCCGCCGCAACAGTTTTATAG
- the LOC132936405 gene encoding LOW QUALITY PROTEIN: uncharacterized protein LOC132936405 (The sequence of the model RefSeq protein was modified relative to this genomic sequence to represent the inferred CDS: deleted 1 base in 1 codon): MWIIVSFDDEDAVEAVPAHWIKNNMCAWPKKDTKKHIQRRTIPNKFDFNYFKSRILKKGIGTLHEAREMVKLAEETSDLSNIENTKRKKKTTIKNVEPPQYIEKLQLHKNKQNDDLVSREDFDRSITFETSPKKQKTVTSYDFNQNLEHNYKEISTIENCKTQSLKSKQNMLGSRFSNERHTNHQMSDCSPSKVKRTLFKPISTSIQENKSSSTTPESNHEISSIVYTSSSPFKVISQDNYQSLIPDVHEEIVLSDYNTKQLSNLSHRPSTSTKHNCNDDLEIKNMMPKPYSSTKFNNYIIKDHKRMNEVSPQSNLAITPRGTNSSDQHSDILNRILNVVLKIRYDVQSIQQKQMEMEQALTDAINQVNETKGSTHQNISTEAEDFYLMIPIMDEEQLFIFEEKLLEKSYKLCVVNELKRLQKKELNSTVRGLLKALFNDDVLKEYSYVGQKKKKIFCSLRSCAIVFETIRKMKNFQSSTNATIEDPIKKYIDGAGFRKSSKNID; encoded by the exons ATGTGGATCATAGTTAGTTTTGACGATGAAGATGCTGTAGAAGCTGTTCCTGCTCACTGGATTAAAAATAACATGTGTGCCTGGCCaaaaaaagatacaaaaaaacatatacaaCGTAGGACTATtccaaataaatttgattttaattattttaaatcaagaattttgaaaaaaggcattg GAACATTACATGAAGCTCGAGAAATGGTTAAATTGGCAGAGGAGACAAGTGACCTATCTAATATAGAAAAcacaaaaaggaaaaaaaaaactacaatcaAAAATGTAGAACCTCCTCagtatattgaaaaattacaattacataaaaataaacaaaatg ATGATTTAGTTTCTAGGGAGGATTTTGATAGGTCAATAACATTTGAGACTTCACCCAAAAAGCAGAAAACAGTTACAAGTTATG ATTTTAACCAAAATTTAGAACATAACTATAAAGAGATCAGTACAATAGAGAATTGTAAGACACAATCATTAAAATCCAAACAAAATATGCTTGGTTCTAGATTTTcaaatgaac GTCATACTAATCATCAGATGTCAGATTGCTCTCCTTCAAAAGTAAAAAGAACTCTTTTTAAACCAATAAGTACATCAATtcaag agAATAAGTCTTCATCAACAACTCCAGAAAGTAATCATGAAATATCATCCATCGTATATACATCATCTTCTCCATTTAAGGTCATATCACAAGACAACTATCAATCATTAATTCCTGATGTTCATGAAGAAATAGTGTTATCAG ATTATAATACCAAACAGTTATCAAATCTTAGCCATAGACCATCCACATCAACTAAACACAATTGTAATGAtgatttagaaatcaaaaacatGATGCCTAAGCCATATTCATCtacaaaattcaataattatattattaaagatcaCAAAAGGATGAATGAAGTTTCACCGCAGAGTAATTTAGCCATCACACCAAGAGGCACCAATTCATCTGACCAACATTCTG ATATTTTGAACAGGATCTTAAATGTGGTATTAAAGATTAGGTATGATGTACAGTCCATTCAACAGAAGCAGATGGAAATGGAACAGGCTCTAACAGATGCAATAAATCAAGTAAATGAAACCAAAGGCTCCACTCACCAAAATATATCAACAGAAGCagaagatttttatttaatgattcccATAATGGACGAAgagcaattatttatatttgaagaaaaacttttggaaaagtcttataaattatgtgtt GTAAATGAGCTCAAACGTCTTCAAAAAAAAGAACTTAATTCTACGGTAAGAGGCTTACTAAAAGCACTTTTCAACGATGATGTCTTAAAAGAATATAGTTATGttgggcaa aaaaaaaagaaaattttctgTTCATTAAGATCATGTGCAATAGTTTTTG AAACGattagaaaaatgaaaaacttcCAAAGTTCAACTAACGCAACTATTGAAGacccaattaaaaaatacatagatgGTGCTGGTTTTAGAAAATCTtctaaaaatatagattaa